In Paenibacillus durus, the DNA window GGGCATCAAGACGGTCCATGAAGGCAATATGCTCATTCATCCCGACATTGCCCGCAAGCTCGCGAACTTTCTCCAACCCGCCGCCGGGAACACGTCCCCCTGTCCTCTGGAATCTTACGGGCTGACCAAGACGGAGCAGTCGGTTGTCAAGGCAATCGCCGAGGGGCATTCGAACAAGGAAATTGCCGCCGAACTATTCTTAAGCGAAGGAACGGTCAAAAACTACATAACCGAAATTTTGAGCAAGCTTAGACTGCGGGACCGGACGCAGATCGCTATTTTTTATTTGAAAAATGGGCGGTGAATCAAGAGCGGTAATTGTAGAGATGTCAAAAGGATGGCTTCACCTTCAAAATCAGCGCCTGTATGTATGATTCAGCAAAAGAGAAGATCAGTGCCTGCCATGTGATTCAGCATGAGAGGACGACTTGAGTGGAATTATGAGGCTTGCCTTAGAGTGAGCTGTGTTTGCCTTAGTGGAAACAAGCGGGGCTGCCCCTCAGAGTGGACACCAATTAGGGGGCCGCCCCCTTACAGTGGGCAATCTGCGAAGCGTTCCCCTAAAGAAAGGCAAGGTAGACGGCTGCTGCAGAAGGTTGCGAAGATTTCCTGCATTTGCACATCTATTCCTCGTAAAAAATCTCTCCCCGGACCCGTTCCTGCAAAAGTGCAGGCATTTCACTCCCTTCTCCCCGTTTCGGCGTGTAAGCATCAAAATAACTGCACCACCGCAGCAATTCCTTCTTCCGGGGGAAATCAACCTGGAAAATCCTGCAGGTTTGCAGGAAAACCTCGCCTATTCAGGCTGACCAAACGGCCTATTGAACCTTCATTCGCCTCTACGCAGCGATGGACGGCAAGATAACCCCTCACGGCGTGTGTTATGCAGCACGAATGCCGGGGAGGGGCAAGCACGCATGTAGATAGGAGTACGTTGGGCAGCAGCAAACGCATATCAGGAGGGGCTGCGTTATGTAGCACGCATGCAGACAGGGGCATGTTGTCAGCAGCACATGCACATCGCGAGCGTCTGCGTTATATAGCGCACACGCATATCGCGAGCGTTCGAGTTGTGCAGCAGCACATGTATATCGCGAGCGTTCGAGTTGTGCAGCAGTATATGTGTATCGGGAACGTTCGAGTTGTGCAGCAGCACATGTATATCGCGAGCGTTCGAGTTGTGCAGCAGTATATGTGTATCGCGAACGTTCGAGTTGTGCAGCAGCACATGTGTATCGCGAGCGTTCGAGTTGTGCAGCGGCACACGCATATCGGGAACATTCGAGTTGTGCAGCAGCACATGTGTATCGCGAACGTCTGCGTTATGTAGCACGCATGCAGACAGGGGCATGTTGTCAGCAGCACATGCACATTGCGAGCGTTCGAGTTGTGCAGCAGTATATGTGTATCGCGAACGTTCGAGTTGTGCAGCAGCATATGTGTATCGCGAGCGTCTGCATCTGGAATCGAGGCCCCGCTGCGACGACCGATTTAAGATTGCAGCAGAAGAACGAGGCAACAAAGCCCGGATTCCGATTTTCTCGGAAATCCGGGCTTGTCCCGTTCTTGGTGCAATGCGACTTGTCGCCACTATTCGTTCGTTGCGGGCTATCGTTTCGCCGATTTCGCTCTGCCGGAGCCTGAAAGCGGTCCCGGCGTTCCAGGTCCGGGCAGCGTAGCGGCCGCCTCGCGCGCTGTGGCCGTCTCTTGCGCAGCGGCCACCTCTTGCGCAGCCGCTATCTCTTGCGCCGCTGTCGTCTCCATCTGGGACGGCAGTGCCGAGGCGCCGGCCGGCCTGCGACGGGCGCCCGTCTTCATGAGGGCAATGCCAACAATGCCGGCCGGCTTCTCCGGCGCCGTCGTATATTCGTCCGGCTGGGGCGCTAGAATAACGCCCAGCAGATGATGGTCGCCGTCGTAAATGGCGCGCTGCAGGTACTTGCTCTCGCCGGCGGCGTTCTGCACCTCCAGCTTGCAGAACGCCGGGCTCTTGCGCAGCGCCTCATGCAGCTGCTGCGCCTTCCCGGTCAACGCTTCGCCGTTGACCTTCAGCAAGATCTCGCCCGGCAGGATGCCCAGCTCCTGCGCGGGGCTGCCGGGCAGCACGGCCAGCACCTTCAGGCCGTGCGGCGGATGCACGAAGAAGGGGCTGCTGCGGCGCTCCTCCAGAGCGCCGTACCACACCAGCCCTTCGTGCAGCAGCAGAGCCGCGAGCGCCGCGAGCAGCGTCAGCGGGCTGTACCGGGCCGCGAGCAGCGCGAGGCCCAGCAGGACGGCGCCGCAGAGCAGCAGCCGTCGTGAGGCGCGGGCGGCTTTGCTCTGCGGCAGCATGCCCGTCGTCAGTTGGCTGAAGCCGATGACGACAGGCAGCGAGACAAGGCCGAGGCCTCCGCCGAGCAGCGTCGGCCACGGCAGCACGCCGACTCCCGCGCCTGCGGGAACGAGCAGAAAGAGCGGCAGCGGCCAGAATGCCTCCATCCGGTATCCGCCCACCACCCGGCCGCGCTTGCCTTCCAGAAACAACGGCGTCGCAAGCGCCGGCCCCTGCCAGCGGGCGAGCAGCGCCTCGACCACATGCAGGATGGCAGCCAAAGCAAGCAGCGCGGGAATATCCATTCCTCTAACCGCTGTCACGGCCTCTCCGCCAAGGCCCCCAGGAAGGAAGCCGGGGAAGAAGGACAGAACAAACTGAATAACACCAAGCAGGCCGATGGAATACGCGAAGCAGAAGTACCGCACCCGGAACAGCAGCAGAACTAGGCTCACCACCCAGATGCAGACAACTGCCGGACCCGTTACCGAAACGCCGAGCAGGACGGCTGCCAGCGAGACGAGAATACCTGCGGCCAGACCGGTCCATATGGCGCGCCATATTTCCCTGCCCCAGCTGTGCAGCTTTACATGAATGAGCCTCCGCTCCAGCAGCGTCTGCCTGCGGAAATAAAGGCCAATGAACAGCAAAGCGATATAATAAAAGGGCTGCGCCAGCATATGCAGCGCTGCATTCCCCAAGCTTGCCAGCATATGCAGCGCTGCATTCCCCAAGCTTGCCAGCAGTTCCAGCATGTCATTCAAACTGATCGTCACGCTCCTTTGGCTGCGCTCTCTTAAGCCGCGGCTTCATCCTCTATTCTAATGGATTGGGATTATCAAAGACAGGCTTTTTAAACGGAAAATATTGGCTCCCTTTCTTTAGCAGCATGAAAAAAGAAGGCTGTAATAGCCTTCTTCATGAATTCGACGCCTTCGCCCCGATTTCCTTCCGTATCTCTTCAATTCCCCGGTTGCGCTGATTGTCATTCTCCGGGTTTCGAATCGCCTTGATCAAGGCGGCTTCCAGCGCCTCCGCCGTCTTGGCGTCAATAATACCGGTAACTTTCAGCTTGGCCGCGCTCTGGAATTTCTTCACCGCGTCCTTCGTACCGGTGTCAAAGTATCCGTCTTTACGCCCCGGCTTATAGCCCAAACCGTCAAGCATCGTCTGTGCGCTCTTCACATTCGGGCTGTTTGAGTTGTACTGGAGCAGCTTACTCTTATCGATTGGCGTCACCGAAAAATAATCCGGCTGCGCCACCGCGATATCCGGCTTGATTCCCTTGCCGTGAATCCATGTCCCGTTCGGCGTCAGCCATTTGGCAATCGTAATTTTTAGCAGGCTGCCGTCGCCGAGCTGCTTATCGAAGCTGGTCTGCACCGTTCCCTTGCCGAAGGAATTCTCGCCGATTAGCTTGGCTCCGGCGGACTGTTGCAGCGCTCCCGCCAATATTTCCGAAGCGCTCGCGCTGCCTTTGTTCATCAAGACGGCAACCGGATAATCCTTGCCGCGGCCCTTGGAGGTCGTCAGTTCACGTTCCTTGTTCTTGTTCTCGACTTGAACGATCGTCTTGTCTCTTGGCACAAACTGCTCGGCAATATCGATGACAACCGGCAGCACGCCGCCGGGATCGTTGCGGACGTCAATGACAAGACCTTTGAATCCCTTCTTCTCCAGCTTGGCCAGCTCTTCCTTGAAGCGGTCGGCGGTGTTCAGCGAGAACTGCGTAATTTCAATAACGCCAATGCCGTTCTGCTCCATAGTGGAGTAGACCGTCTCCAATGTCACATTATCCCGTTTGATATTGAACGTCAGGGGCTGCGCGGAACCGCTGCGCTGGATGACGAGGACCGCTGTGCTGCCTTTGGGGCCACGGATTTTGGCGACCGCGTCGTTCAAATCCATTCCTGTAAGCGTTGTTCCGTTCACGGAGGCAATAATATCCTTCGCCTGAATTCCGGCCTTCTCCGCCGGCGAGCCTTTAATCGGCGACACAACGACGACTTTACCGTTATCCGAGGCGACCTCGGCTCCAATGCCGGTGAACGAGCCCTCAATGCTCTCTTCGAATTTCTCCGCCGTTTCCTTGGCCATATAGTTTGAATAAGGATCGCCGAGCGCTTCCATCATCCCGTTAACCGCGCCGTCGATCAGCTTGCTTCGATCCACGCTCTGGTAGTAATTGCCCTCGATCAGGCCAAGCGTCGTCCCAAGCTTCTTCGCTTCGTTCTGCGCAAGCCCGCCGTTTGCCAAAATGGATGCCGCGCTTTCTCCGGCAGCTTGTCCGGAAAAGAGCGAGCCCGTCACAGCCAGCGTCAGCAGACTGCCGCACAGCAGAGCTGCGATAACCATAAAAGCCGCTGTGCTCTTTTTTAACATGAAGCCTCCACCGTCCCTTCTTGTCCACCATGCCGTCAGCCTGAGGTCCGTCCCGTAAGATCGGTCTGACTTCCAGTATATGCCGTAATGCTAAATATTATTTATGATACCATTAAACTATAAGTAATCCATCGGTTCGACCGGCTTTCCGTCAATCCGCACCTCGAAGTGAAGATGCGGTCCGGTTACCCGGCCGGTGGCGCCCGATTCCGCAATGGTCTGTCCGCGCTCCACCTTGTCACCTACGCTAACCTTGATTCCGCCCTCGCGGATGTGGCCATACAGCGTCCACATGCCGCCGCCGTGGTCGATCACCACGCAGTAGCCGTATCCGCTCCACCATTCCGCGACAATGACGGTGCCCGCTTCGGCAGCATGAATGTCCGTGCCTTGCGGAACGGCGAAGTCAACGCCGGTATGCAGCTTGCGCTCTCCCGTCACCGGATGAATCCGGTAGCCGTACGGCGAGGACACCCGCGCGTTGCCCACGGGCAGCAGCAGCGGACCGCTGCCACTGGCGTAGGTGCTGCTCGAATCGTCCCCGCCATGCTCCGCGCCGGAATCGCCGGAGCTGCTGGCCGACGCTGCTGCTCTTCTTGCCGCCTCCTCGGCCGCTCTTTTCGCTGCTGCCGCCTTGGCCGCCGCTGCTCTTCTGGCCGCTTCTTCAGCTTTCAGCCTGTCCTTCTGGTCTTCGAGCGCCGCCCGCTGGCTTGCGAGCTGGACCAGCTTGGCGTTCTGCTCCTGGCTGATATCCTCCGCATCTTCGATAGCCTTGTCGTAATAAGCGATCAGCTCCTGCTTCTCGGCTTCCTTATCCTTCAAGACGCTCCGCTGCGATTCCAGATCGGTATACAACTGCTTGGCCTGAGCGTACTGCCCTTCAAGCTCTTTCTTCTTTTGGGTAACGGTCGCCTCGTCCCGCTTATGCTGATCCAGCAAATCCTGGTCCTGATCCACGATTAGCTTAAGCGAATCCGCGCGGTCAAGGAAATCCGAGAAGCTCTTGGAAGAGAGCAGCACGTCAAGGTAAGATACCGCTCCATCCGTATACATGAGACGCACGCGGGATTCGATCAGCTTCTGCCGCGAATCCACCCGCTCCTGCGCTGCATCCAGTTCGGAAGCCGTCGTCTTGAGAGATTCCTCGGTGTTATCGATTTTGGCAGATATCTGCTTCATTTCGCCCTTGACCACTTCAATCTGGCCAAGCACAACCTGCAGATTCTGGTTCGTTTTAATCTTGTAGTGCTGGGCCTGCTGGCCTTGGGCAGCCGCTTTTTCCTGCTGCGATTTCGCGTTCTTCACATCCTGCTGCAGCTGCTTAAGCTGCTTGTCGATTTCGGCAACGCTTGGTTTTTTGGCATATCCTTCAGAGGGCTGGAACATTACGGCAGACAGCAGCAATACGGCTAAACCGGCGGCTATTTTTCTCAACTCACGTTCCCCGTCCTTTGTTCTTAATTGTTCAGATCTTCAAAAACTTGCGGATGGACACGGTGCTTCCCCAAATGCCAATCAGCACCCCAAGTCCGACCAGCAGACCGCTCAGCTGCATCCAGATATCGGTAAAGGGCAATAGTCTCCACCCCATCAGCGGATCACCCTTTATGGACGTATTCAGACCGGTATAACCGGCATACAATACCCCGACGGTAATAAGTGAGCCTAACAGCCCGATCAGCGCGCCCTCGATAAAGAACGGCCAGCGGATGAAGGCATTCGTCGCCCCCACCAGCTTCATAATTCCGATCTCCTTGCGGCGGGCCAGTATGGTCACCCGGATCGTATTTGAAATCAGGAACATCGACATGACACCGAGCCCTGCGACAAAAACAAAACCGACATTGCGGATCGTGCGCGTGATTTTGAACAGAGTCTCCACGGCGCCCTCCCCATATTTCACCTTGTAAATCGGTTTCTCGGGATGAGTATCGTTAAGCGCTTTGATCTTATCCGCCACAAACGGCACGGTCGTCGCCTTCACTACTTCCACCCGAAATGCGTCATTGAGCGGGTTATTATCTTTGTCAAATCCTTCCAGTATATTGTCGGCATCCGGCCCCAAATCCTTACGCAGCTCCTCCAGCCCCTGATCTTTAGGGACGAACTGGATTTTGCTGACCTCGGGCATGCTGCCGATCTCATTCTGAAGCGTCTCACGCAGCGCTTGATTCGTCTCCAGGGTCAAATGAACGGTGATCTGCACTTGACTGTCCGCTTTGTCCGCCAGTGAGTTTACATTTAATACCAATAAAATAAAGACGCCCAGCACGAGCAAGGAGACGACAATGGATGTGATGGAGGCCACCGACATCCAGCCGTTGCGGAATACGTTCTTGAAGCCTTCCCGCACATGCCGCAAGAAGGTTTTAAAACTCATATCCGTATTCTCCTCTCAGCTGGTCTCTGACGATCTGTCCATGCTCGATGGCCAGAACACGTTTGCGCATTTTGTTCACGATATCCCGGTTATGGGTGGCCATAACTATGGTTGTGCCGCGAAAATTAATTTCATCCAGCAGCTGCATAATACCCCATGATGTCTCCGGGTCCAGATTGCCCGTAGGCTCGTCCGCCACAATGACGGAAGGATTGTTGACGATAGCCCGGGCGATGGCGATCCGCTGCTGTTCCCCGCCGGAGAGCTGGGAAGGCTCGCGATTCGCTTTGGAACGCAGGCCCACCAGGTCGAGCACCTCGTTCACCCGCTTCTTGATCTGCTTTCTCGGCGCTTCAATAACCTCCATCGCAAACGCGACATTTTCAAAAGCCGTCAGCTTCGGAAGCAGCCTGAAATCCTGGAATACTACACCGATATTGCGGCGCACGTAAGGGATTTTGCGCGGCTTCAGCTTGCCGATATTGAAACCTCCCACGGAAATCTGGCCCTTGGTCGGCGATTCTTCTCTATAAATCAATTTCATGAACGTCGATTTGCCCGCGCCCGACGGGCCGACGATATATACGAATTCGTTGCGGTCGATCTTGACCGACACTCCTTGAAGTGCATGGGTGCCATTAGGATATGTCTTCCAGATATCCTGCATTTCGATCATCTTCATCACTTCCCGATTCTGACTTATCCGTTCCACGCTCTTCGGCATTGACTGTGCAAGCTTCCATAAACTGCGATATGACCACAGACGTATCTATTGTAACAAATCCGTAACTGCTTGAGTACCCGAAAGTTTTGCTGAGACCCGGCATATATTTTGAATGATCAAGCTGGGCCCGCTTCCCTATAACTATATCGGCATGGCGGACCGCATTTCTAAAGGCCTTCGCGGCAGAACCGGCGCCTCTTGGCGCAAATTTCGGTATCAGAGGAGACGACATTGCGATGAGAAAAACACATGGCGCCCTGATTGCGCTAATCGGACTAATATTAGTGGCTTCGCTAGTATACGGGGGGCTGTACTTATATGCGGGACAGCGCAGCGTGCCGAAGGGGACGATGCTTGCGGGCTGGAGTGTCGGCGGAATGGATATCGCGGAGGCGCGTACGGAACTGGACCGGAAGATGGAAGTGCTGCATGTAATCCCGATCACACTGACGGGAGACGGGGAAACAGAGATCCGGATTACGCTTAAGGAAGCGGGCATTTCATATAATGCGGACCGGTTTCTGAAGAACTTGGACCAACTGACGGACGGGAGCCTGCTGGAGCGGGTCAAGGCCCGCCGCGGCTTCGCGAAGACATGGAGCCTTGAGGCCGGCTGGGACAGCGCTGTGCTGAAACGAAACTTGAGTCCTCAGTGGGAGCGGACCGCTTTCGGCGAGCCTGTGAATGCCACCCGGAGAATTACGGAGAGCGACCAAATCGTCTATACACCGGGTGAAACCTCCCTCCGGGTTGACTGGAACAGCATGGAAGCCTCGCTTCGGGCCGCGCTTCCGAGAAGCTTCGACCGGCTGGAGGCTGTGCCGAGCACGGGCATCACCGCTAAGCTTCCGCTTAAAATCGTGCAGCCGGATGTCACGGTAGAGTCGCTGCGGGAACAGGGAGTGGCCCGCAAGATTGCCGAATTCAGCACCTCGCTGGGCTCAAGCGGTCCGGGGAGAAGCTACAACGTGGAATCGGCGGCAAAAGCGGTGAATGATACGCTCCTTCCCCCGGGGGGAATATTCGACTACGGCAAAGCAATCGAAAAAGCGGAGAAGACCACCGGCTTCCGCGAAGCCCCGGTCATCGTGAGCGGCAGGCTTCAGCCGGGCGTCGGCGGCGGAATCTGCCAGGTATCCAGCACGCTGTATAACGCGGCGCTGCGTACGGGACTTGAAATCGTGGAGCGGCGTAACCACTCCCTGCCGGTAAGCTACCTGCCCAAAGGCCAGGATGCGACATTCTCCCAGGGGTCGATCAATTTCCGCTTCCGCAACAATACCGGCCGTTATTTATTAATCCGATCCGCCGTGCAGGGCCGCGCGCTGACCGTCAAGCTCTTTGGCACCTTCCCGCAAAACGTATCATACGAGGTTGAGTCGCGGACCGTGGAAATCCTGTCGCCCGGCAGGCGGACGGTTTCCGATGCATCCCTGCCGGCCGGCGCTTCGCGCACGCTCCAGAACGGCAAAGCCGGATATGTCGTTGAGACCTACCTCACCCGCAAGGTAGACGGCAAGGCCGTAGACAGAAAAAAACTGTCGCGCGACACCTACCGGCCGCAGCAAACCCTTGTCGCCGTCGGCCCTGGCGGAACAAGATCAGCCGCGCCGGAGCCCTCCGAGCGTCCGCTGGTAGAGGATGGAATAAGGAAGAATAATTGAGGGGGCAATCCGAAAACCGGGCCGCCAAAGTGCGGTTCCGGTTTTTCGGGATCGTCCGTTTTCGGATTTCCTTTTTGTCCTCCAGCATATTTAATTCTTGCTTTACCTAAGCAAGCCTTCCTCTTTACAATCTGCTGATATACTGATGATATACTCAATAATCACTATATTTAGAAAGGATGACTTATCGTGACAACAACGGCAATATCGACCGATCTTAAGCTGGCCGATCTTATGAGACCTGCGCCGATCGTTTATGACCACCACACCTGCCGGCAGGCGCTTCGTCTGATGTTCGAGCACCCGGAGTCCAAATGTCTTGTCCTCTGCAATCCGGTAGACGAGCCGGTGGGGCTGCTCATGAGCGAGATGTTCTTTTTGAAAGTATCCGGCCGTTTCGGTATGGACACATTCTACAAAGAACCTGCAATGAAGCTGGCTCACAAAGCCCCGCTGACTGTCGACATCACCACTGCGCCGCATACGGTTCTGGCAATGGCGATGGACCGCCATCCAATGCAGCAGAACGACTGCATTATCGTCACTGACGGCGGCAAGCTGGCCGGAGCCGTTTATGTCGCCGATTTGCTAGCCCTGCAGTGATAGTTGGACACGCCTCTCTTTTCCCCGTACCTTACGCTTTTATTCATCCCCTCTTCCTTCCCCTCTGCAATTCGAACAAGTTGTCCCAAAGACATGTCGATTCCAGCCTAATTACACATTCGTACATAGCTTAAGCGTGGCTTGTTCTCCTTGACCATGTACTGCCGACCGTATCGCGCCCACACTCTTGCAGAAGAACTTTATTCATTTTTATAATATTGGTCGCTGATAACTATGGTATGATTTGCCAAAGGGGAGGAGTCGATAATATGGCTTTAATCGAATGTCGTCATTATTCGGAAACACTGGGACTAAGCACGTCGATGACGGTGATTCTACCGCAGAAGACAAAGACACAAATCGGAATGAGAAGCACTGCTCGCAGCGGCCTGCATCCTACCTTGTACCTGCTGCATGGATTGTCGGATGATCACTCCACTTGGCTTCGCCGCACTTCGATTGAGCGCTATGTCGCGAACCTGGGGATTGCGGTCGTTATGCCGCAGGTGCATCGCAGATTTTATACGGACATGGCTTACGGAGGCCGATACTGGACCTTTATCAGCGAGGAACTGCCGGCACTGGCGCGCTCGTTCTTTCCGCTGTCGGCAGAGCGTGAGGATAACTTCGTGGCAGGCTTGTCGATGGGAGGCTATGGGGCAATCAAGCTGGGGCTTCGCAAGCCGGAGGCTTTTGCCGCTGCTGCCAGTCTATCCGGAGCACTGGATGTGGCGCATCTTCATATCAACCATGGTAACGCTATGTCCAAACAAGAATTTGAAATGATTTTTGGCACTGAGGATATCTCTGGAACGGATGAGGACCTTCTAGCCTTGATCCGCAAGATAGACGCCTCGAGCGGACCGAAGTCGATGCTGTACCAATGCTGTGGTACGGAGGATTTTTTGTATGAGGACAATCTGCGTTTTCGCGATGCCGCCCGAGCTACCTCCCTGTCTTTAACTTATGAGGAGAGCCCGGGAACTCATGAATGGGGATACTGGGATACCAAAATTCAGGATGTGCTGGCCTGGCTGCCGCTGAGAGTGTAGGATATGCTCATTAAAAAAGAGACCAGTTCTTCTACCCCTAACGTGTCTCCTTTTCGGGTGCGGGCAAAACTGCGTAAATACATTTTCTTTCGCTGATCCTTTGATCGATTGAAAAAGAGCTGCGATCGTGCAGGAGTTTCAAGCTATTTCTGCAATAACATGAAGCCAAGTCGGGAAAACATGTATCTGCGCAGGAATGGTCCCTCTTGAATTAACATTTGTGGAAAAAGGATGTATGGTCGCAGGTTTTTAACAACCTAATATTCGCACAGATTTTCTGATCATTTTTCGAAGTCAAAAACTTTATTGATCGCATCGATCGCATGCCGAACTTTATTCCCTTGTATATATAGAAAAAATGACATCCCAACTATTATCAGTTTGAATGTCATTTTTAGTTAATTACTTTGTTTGTACCTCAAACAAGAACCCGTTATGTCTACTCAAATGGCCCCTTGACTCTGTTTCTTGCCAGACGACACGCTTAAAGTTTCGCTGCATGCTCCGCAACCCATTTTTTCGCTTCGAGCAGATTCCCTTCCGCCCGTCCGATCGCCGCCTGCACCTGCACTGTTGCCGTGCCGCCGTATACATTACGCGCATTGACAACCGCTTCCGGCTGAAGCACGGCGTAAATATTCTCGTCGAACAGCGGCGAGAACTGCTTGAACTCGTCCAGCGTCAGATCGAGCAGGAATTTGCCTTCATTGATGCAGTACAGCACTGTCTTCCCGATCACCTCATGCGCCTGGCGGAACGGCAGCCCTTTGCCAACCAGGAAATCCGCAATATCCGTCGCGTTGGAGAAATCGGTGTTCACCGCTTCCCGCATTCGTCCCTTGTTGACCTTCATCGTCGCAATCATCGGCGCGAACAATTGAAGAGCGCCAGTCAGCGTCGCAACCGTGTCGAACATGCCTTCCTTGTCTTCCTGCATGTCCTTGTTGTACGCCAGAGGCAGTGATTTCAGCACCGTCAGCAGGCCGATCAGATTGCCGTAAACACGGCCCGTCTTGCCGCGCACAAGCTCCGGCACGTCCGGATTCTTCTTCTGCGGCATAATGCTGCTGCCTGTACAGAAGGCGTCATCCAGCTCCACGAAGCTGAACTCCGTGCTGCTCCACAGCACCAGTTCTTCACTCAGACGCGACAGATGCGTCATGATCAGCGAGGCGTTCGCCAGGAACTCGACGATAAAATCGCGGTCGCTGACCGCATCCAGGCTGTTCTCGTAGACGCCGTCAAAGCCGAGCTGTTCCGCTACAAAATGCCGGTCAATCGGAAATGTCGTTCCCGCCAGCGCTCCGGCTCCCAGTGGCAGCACATTGATGCGCTTGTAGCTGTCCGTCAGCCTCTCCGCGTCCCGGCGGAACATCGAGACATAGGCAAGCAGATGATGCGCGAACAGAATCGGCTGCGCCCGCTGCAAATGCGTGTATCCGGGCACAATCGTCTCTACATTGTCCTTGGCCTGCTCAATCAGCGCTTCCTGAAGCCCATGCAGCAGGTCAGTCAGCTCGACCACCCGATTCCGTAAGTACAGGTGCATATCCGTCGCCACCTGGTCATTGCGGCTTCGTCCCGTATGCAGCTTACCGCCGACCGGTCCGATCTCCCCGATCAGCTGTTTCTCAATGTTCATATGAATGTCTTCGTCCGAGACAGAAAACTCGACTTCACCAGCGCGAACCTTCTCCAGCACCTTTTGAAGCCCTTCCTTAATCGTCTCTACATCCTCCTGCGGTAGAATCCCGCATTTGCCAAGCATCGTCACATGCGCCAGGCTGCCCTGCACATCTTCTTCCGCCAGCGCTTTATCGAAGCCGATAGAGGCCGTGTATTCCTCCACGAGCTTGTTCGTTCCTTTGGTGAAACGTCCACCCCACAGTTTGCTCACCGCTGTATTCCCCCTTTTCAGAATATGCCTCTTCCGTATGCCTTCATGGAAAAACCCGGGCGTGTGGGAAATATATTACCGCTCCCCAGTCCCGGGTATACTTTATTGCTTAGGTTGCCTTATTTCGCCGATTCGGCCACTCCTGTGGAAACCTTCAGGCGCAGCGCGTTCAGGCGGATGAAGCCGGTGGCGTCGCCTTGATCGTAGGCCTGCGTCGGATCGGCCTCCATCGTCGCGATATTCGGATTGTACAGGCTGACCGGACTCTTAACGCCGGCGGCGATAATGTTGCCTTTATACAGCTTGAGACGTACCGTGCCGGTTACGTTCTGCTGGCTCTCGGTCACAAGCGCCTGGATCGCTTTACGTTCCGGTGCGAACCAGAAACCGTTGTACACAAGCGTACTGTAACGGGTAATCAGGCTGTCGCGGACATTCATCACTTCACGGTCCATTGTGATGGATTCCATTTTGCGGTGGGCAGTGAACAGGATGGTGCCGCCAGGAGTCTCGTATACGCCCCGGCTCTTCATGCCGACGAAGCGGTTCTCCACCATGTCCACGCGTCCG includes these proteins:
- the argH gene encoding argininosuccinate lyase, which gives rise to MSKLWGGRFTKGTNKLVEEYTASIGFDKALAEEDVQGSLAHVTMLGKCGILPQEDVETIKEGLQKVLEKVRAGEVEFSVSDEDIHMNIEKQLIGEIGPVGGKLHTGRSRNDQVATDMHLYLRNRVVELTDLLHGLQEALIEQAKDNVETIVPGYTHLQRAQPILFAHHLLAYVSMFRRDAERLTDSYKRINVLPLGAGALAGTTFPIDRHFVAEQLGFDGVYENSLDAVSDRDFIVEFLANASLIMTHLSRLSEELVLWSSTEFSFVELDDAFCTGSSIMPQKKNPDVPELVRGKTGRVYGNLIGLLTVLKSLPLAYNKDMQEDKEGMFDTVATLTGALQLFAPMIATMKVNKGRMREAVNTDFSNATDIADFLVGKGLPFRQAHEVIGKTVLYCINEGKFLLDLTLDEFKQFSPLFDENIYAVLQPEAVVNARNVYGGTATVQVQAAIGRAEGNLLEAKKWVAEHAAKL
- a CDS encoding VanW family protein, producing MRKTHGALIALIGLILVASLVYGGLYLYAGQRSVPKGTMLAGWSVGGMDIAEARTELDRKMEVLHVIPITLTGDGETEIRITLKEAGISYNADRFLKNLDQLTDGSLLERVKARRGFAKTWSLEAGWDSAVLKRNLSPQWERTAFGEPVNATRRITESDQIVYTPGETSLRVDWNSMEASLRAALPRSFDRLEAVPSTGITAKLPLKIVQPDVTVESLREQGVARKIAEFSTSLGSSGPGRSYNVESAAKAVNDTLLPPGGIFDYGKAIEKAEKTTGFREAPVIVSGRLQPGVGGGICQVSSTLYNAALRTGLEIVERRNHSLPVSYLPKGQDATFSQGSINFRFRNNTGRYLLIRSAVQGRALTVKLFGTFPQNVSYEVESRTVEILSPGRRTVSDASLPAGASRTLQNGKAGYVVETYLTRKVDGKAVDRKKLSRDTYRPQQTLVAVGPGGTRSAAPEPSERPLVEDGIRKNN
- a CDS encoding alpha/beta hydrolase — its product is MALIECRHYSETLGLSTSMTVILPQKTKTQIGMRSTARSGLHPTLYLLHGLSDDHSTWLRRTSIERYVANLGIAVVMPQVHRRFYTDMAYGGRYWTFISEELPALARSFFPLSAEREDNFVAGLSMGGYGAIKLGLRKPEAFAAAASLSGALDVAHLHINHGNAMSKQEFEMIFGTEDISGTDEDLLALIRKIDASSGPKSMLYQCCGTEDFLYEDNLRFRDAARATSLSLTYEESPGTHEWGYWDTKIQDVLAWLPLRV
- a CDS encoding CBS domain-containing protein, whose amino-acid sequence is MTTTAISTDLKLADLMRPAPIVYDHHTCRQALRLMFEHPESKCLVLCNPVDEPVGLLMSEMFFLKVSGRFGMDTFYKEPAMKLAHKAPLTVDITTAPHTVLAMAMDRHPMQQNDCIIVTDGGKLAGAVYVADLLALQ